In the Longimicrobium sp. genome, TGCTGATCACGCTGTCGACCACGGGGAACTTCGAGGCCAAGTGGCGCGCCAACCGCTTGGCGGCCAGCAGCATGGAATCGGTGATCTACCGTATCGCGAAGCCCGACACCGGCCGCGCGAAGATCCTTGATGACATGGCGGAGATCCACCGACGGCTCAACGAAAGCGTGGCCAGCGGGCAGGTCGTCACCATGCGGACCGATTCGGCCACGCGGGGAACGACGCAGACACCGGCGACGGGCGGCACTCCTGCTCCGCCCGCCGCTCCCGCCGCCCCACCCCCGGCGCCGCCCGCGCCGGTGAGGCCCTGACCGGGGCCAACCTGTGCGTATTCCTGCATCTGTGGGGAGTTTTCCGCGCTCTCACGGCAGCAGCGCGAGGGGCGTCACGAGCGGCGCCCCTCAAACGTTTGTTGGCCGTCCCGCGCCGGAGACATCTCCACCCACGCGATCGCGATCCATGCCCCGATTCCGTCCGCTGCTCGTCGCGCTGTTCCTTCTCGCCGCATCGGTGGTGTCGGCGTGCTCGGTCATCTCCGGGTCCGATGAACGCACCATCACCATGCAGGTCGGGCCCGTGCAGGTAGACTGCCAGGGAGAGGGGCAGCAAAAGTGCCTGATCGTGAAGGAGAACGGCGCGGCGGAGTGGACCTACTTCTACGGTCAGATCGAGGGCTTCACGTGGCAGCCGGGCTACGTGTACACGCTCGTCGTAGCCGTCCGGGAGATCGACAATCCGCCGGCCGACGGCTCGTCCCGCGCCTACCGGCTGGTGAAGGTGGTGGAGAAGACGCCCGTGACCTTCATCCCCTGAATTCGAACCAGCGGCAAGCACGACGGCCCGCATCCCTCCCGGATGCGGGCCGTCCACTTTCTCGCTGTCCCCTGTCCCTGGCTACATCCCCACGGCCGCCTTCATCTGCTTCGTGATGGTCTGGCGCGTCTTGTAGAAGTCCTCCCACGGGTCGCGGGTGAGCTTCTTCAGGCGCTCGATCACCGCCGCGGGGGTGAAGGCCTCGGAGCGGATCTTCGGCGACAGCTCCTCCCACGACAGCGGGACGGAGACGGGGCAGGTGCGCTTGGCCCGCGCGGAGAACGCGGAGACGGCGGTGGCGCCGCGCGCGTTGCGCAGGTAGTCCAGGAAGATCTTTCCCTTGCGCTTCGACAGCGTGCTCTTGGTGATGTACTCGCCCGGCGCGCGGCCGGCCACCTCGCGGCAGAACAGGCGCGTGAACTCCTTCACCTCCTCCCACGTGTGCCGCCGCGCCAACGGGACGACGACGTGCAGCCCCTTGCCGCCCGTGGTCTTGCACCAGCTCTCCAGCCCCATCTCGCCCAGCTGGTCGCGCACGGAGAAGGCGGAGCGCACCACCCGCTCCCACGCCACGTCCTCCGCCGGATCCAGGTCGAGGATGAAGAGGTCGGGGCGGTCGACGTTGTCGTTCTTCGATCCCCACACGTGCAGCTCCAGCACGCCCATCTGCACCATCGACACGAGGCCCGCGACCGAGTCTACGTAGGTGTAGACGTCCTCCTCGCCCGTGTTCTCGGTCACGTCCACGCGGCCGACCGGCCTGGGGAAGTTGTCGTCCGCGTGCTTCTGGTAGAAGCAGGGCTTCCCGGCGCCTTCCGGACAGCGGACCAGCGTCAGCGGGCGGTCGGCGCAGTAGGGGAGCATCCAGTCGTCGCCGATCTCCTCGTAGTAGCGCGCCAGCTCCAGCTTGGTGACGCCGACGTCCGGAAACAGCACCTTGTCGGGATTGGAGATGCGCACGCCGGCGACCTCCGCCTCCGGCCCCTTCCGCCCGCGCGAGCGGCTGCGCGTGCTGGGCGGCCGCTCCAGCAGCCCGCGGTTGCGCAGGGGGCGGGGATACTCCTCGCGCTCCTCGGAAACCTCTGAGGGCGGGGCGGGGGAGTCCTTCGCGGCCTTCGCCACGGGCTGCTCTTCCTCGCGCACCACGTCGCGGGGGGACTTGTCCTCGCGCAGCCCCTGGAAGGTGGGGTGGCGCAGGATCCCTTCCTCCGTCCACTCGGTGAAGGCCACCTCGCCCACCAGCTGCGGCTTCACCCAGTGCACATCGCGCGGCTTGCGCTTGCCGTAGTTGGCGAAGGGCGTGGTCTCCGCCGCCAGCTTCTTCAGCCGGCGGTGGAGGTCGCGCAGCGTCTCCTCGTTGAAGCCCGTGCCCACGCGGCCGGCGTGGATCAGCTCGCCGTCGCGGTAGAAGCCCAGGATCAGCGAGCCGAAGCCCGAGCGCGAGCCCTTGGGGTCGGTCCAGCCGCCGATCACGAACTCCTGACGCTTCTGGCACTTCACCTTCAGCCAGTCCTTCGCGCGCTTCGACAGGTAGCGGCTGTCGGCGCGCTTGGAGATGATCCCCTCCAGCCCCATCCGGCACGCCTGCGCGTGAAAGGCCTTGCCGCTCCCCGTGACATGGTCGCTGTAGCGCAGCGGCCCGTCCGCCGCGCCGCCCAGCAGCGCCCGCAGCGCCTCCTTGCGCGCGGAGAGGGGAACGCCGCGCAGGTCGATGCCGTCCAGATAGAGGAGATCAAAGGCATAGAAGACCAGCTCGTCCTGCCGCCCGTTGTTGAGCACGTTCTGCAGCATCTGGAAGCTGGTGGTGCCGTTGGGTGCCACGATCACCACCTCGCCGTCCAGGATCGCCTGCCTGGCGGGGAGCGTCTTCAGCGGGGCCACCAGGCCGAAGAAGCGGTCCGTCCAGTCGTTCGCCTTGCGCGTCACCAGCCGCACGCGGCCGCCGTCGATGAACGCCAGGATGCGGTAGCCGTCGAACTTGATCTCGTGCAGCCAGTCTTCGCCCGGGGGGACGTCGTCCACCAGCGTGGCCAGCTCGGGAAGCAACTCCTTCGGCATCGCCGCCTTGCGCGCGCCGGGCACGGTGGGGGCGGGGGATGCGGGCGCCTTCGCGCGCGCGGTCTTCCCGGTGACCTTCGCCTTCACCTTCGCGGCCACCTCGGCGAAGGGGCGCGACTTCGTGGGGGGGCGATTGGAGCGCCAGGTGGCGTCCGCGTCCGCGGCGATCTCCTCGATGGAGCGTCCAGTTTTGACGGAGAGCGCCTCGTCCTCCGTCACCTTGCCGGCGCTTTCGGGCTTCGCGAAGTCGTCGTCGTCCTTGAAGAGCAGCCACTGCTCCTTCTCGCCCTCCTCGCCGCGGCGCGAGCGGACCAGGTGCCAGATGCCGCGCAGCTTCTCGCCGTCGAGCCGGAACTTGAGGTGGCCCTTGCGATATCCCTTGTGCGCGTCGTCCACCGCCTCCCAGCGGCCGGCGTCCCAGAGCATCACCGTGCCGCCCCCGTACTCGCCCTTGGGGATGATCCCCTCGAAGTCGCCGTACTCGACCGGGTGATCCTCGACGTGGACGGCCAGGCGCTTGACGGTGGGGTCGTACGAGGGGCCCTTGGGAACGGCCCAGCTCTTCAGCACCCCGTCGAGCTCCAGGCGGAAGTCGTAGTGCAGGTGGCTGGCGGCGTGCTTCTGCACCACGAACGCCAGCGAGGGGCCCGAGTCGTGCTCGCGCCCCCGTGGCTCCGCGGTCTTGCTGAAGTCGCGCTTGCGGTGGTACTCGCCGAGTCCCATCGCGCGCCCCGCCTCAGGCCGTCTTGCGCGTGCGCGTCCGCGGCTTGGCGGGCTGCGCGCTCTTGGGCTTGGCCGCCTTGGCGCCCTTGGTCGACGACTTCTTCCGCGGCTTCTCCTCTTCTTCCTCCTCCTCGTCCGCGGCGTCGCGGCCGCGCTGGGTGGCCTCGACCGACTTCTTCAGCAGCGCCATGATGTCGATCACGTCGCCGCGCGGCGCCACCTCCTCCACCGGCGTCTCGTCGAGCACCTCGGTCTGTCCGCTTTCGATCTTCTTGCGGATCAGCGACATCAGGTCGTCGCGATAGGTGTCGTGGTACTTCGACGGGTCCCACTCGGCCGTCATCCCGTCGATC is a window encoding:
- a CDS encoding DUF4377 domain-containing protein — encoded protein: MPRFRPLLVALFLLAASVVSACSVISGSDERTITMQVGPVQVDCQGEGQQKCLIVKENGAAEWTYFYGQIEGFTWQPGYVYTLVVAVREIDNPPADGSSRAYRLVKVVEKTPVTFIP
- the ligD gene encoding DNA ligase D gives rise to the protein MGLGEYHRKRDFSKTAEPRGREHDSGPSLAFVVQKHAASHLHYDFRLELDGVLKSWAVPKGPSYDPTVKRLAVHVEDHPVEYGDFEGIIPKGEYGGGTVMLWDAGRWEAVDDAHKGYRKGHLKFRLDGEKLRGIWHLVRSRRGEEGEKEQWLLFKDDDDFAKPESAGKVTEDEALSVKTGRSIEEIAADADATWRSNRPPTKSRPFAEVAAKVKAKVTGKTARAKAPASPAPTVPGARKAAMPKELLPELATLVDDVPPGEDWLHEIKFDGYRILAFIDGGRVRLVTRKANDWTDRFFGLVAPLKTLPARQAILDGEVVIVAPNGTTSFQMLQNVLNNGRQDELVFYAFDLLYLDGIDLRGVPLSARKEALRALLGGAADGPLRYSDHVTGSGKAFHAQACRMGLEGIISKRADSRYLSKRAKDWLKVKCQKRQEFVIGGWTDPKGSRSGFGSLILGFYRDGELIHAGRVGTGFNEETLRDLHRRLKKLAAETTPFANYGKRKPRDVHWVKPQLVGEVAFTEWTEEGILRHPTFQGLREDKSPRDVVREEEQPVAKAAKDSPAPPSEVSEEREEYPRPLRNRGLLERPPSTRSRSRGRKGPEAEVAGVRISNPDKVLFPDVGVTKLELARYYEEIGDDWMLPYCADRPLTLVRCPEGAGKPCFYQKHADDNFPRPVGRVDVTENTGEEDVYTYVDSVAGLVSMVQMGVLELHVWGSKNDNVDRPDLFILDLDPAEDVAWERVVRSAFSVRDQLGEMGLESWCKTTGGKGLHVVVPLARRHTWEEVKEFTRLFCREVAGRAPGEYITKSTLSKRKGKIFLDYLRNARGATAVSAFSARAKRTCPVSVPLSWEELSPKIRSEAFTPAAVIERLKKLTRDPWEDFYKTRQTITKQMKAAVGM